A stretch of DNA from Carettochelys insculpta isolate YL-2023 chromosome 7, ASM3395843v1, whole genome shotgun sequence:
ATGCAAGCAGTTTATACTTCTCTGTGATACTGTTTCCATCACATTAGATATGTTAATTTGAAACCTAATACTTTTAAATTCACTGTTAATACTTTCACCGCAGAAGAATATGTTATTTTGGATCATATTTGAGTATTCTACCGTCTTTGAATCAGGCCCCCTTTGTAACATATAAGCATGTGTCGAGTTTTTAGTCCATATCAGAAAATTTAATGATGGCGAAGTCCACTTTTAAAGGCTTTTTAGCATCAGTGCTCCCTCTGGTCTTTTTTATCCATGTGCCGAATAAATTTTTATGTCCACTGAGGCATGTGAGAATGTgtaccacccacagaaacaccaccagtagaaatacaaacCTCGCTGtgagcactgctaatcagctaggcagcatttgaatttgtcCCGCATAGCCGCACAAGTGCACATCTTATGGGGAGCACTAATCGTCACCCTTCCTACCCCAAGAAAAGTTATTCCTCAAGACATAATGTGCCCCAAAGTACTGTGGTTtgagaagaaaaattattttttagcGAAGTATTGTTCCCAAAGTGCCTGtgattttgatttgttttctctcAACTTGAGATGAGATTTGCTCAATTTGTAAGAAAAAGCCTGAGTTTTCCTAACTGGCAGCTCTGCAACCTCAGCCCAGGATCTGGATGTAattttgggattcttctggcccatgTGTCATCAACAGTTATAAAATTCTACATTTGGATGTTTGGACCTGATAGTGCCATAGAAATGTCTATGCTGAAAGAGCCAAAATGAAGTTAATTAGCTAAATAGGATGGAATGTCTCTGAAAGGTGGTTTTGCAGGGCAGGTGTTGGGCTGTTATCAGAGCAAGAAGAGGTGAAGTGAAATCATTCCCTTGGTTCCCATGGGAAAAGTAGACACGTATAAACAATCAGGAACAATAACTGgtgtgttattaaaaaaaaatgtccatgGAAATTAATACTGGTTGAGACATTATTAACTTCTCTGGGTGACGGTGTATATAAATGAGGCAAAACTGACTACTTGACAAAAGTAGGTGTCCGTCTGAGAGAATTCAAGCAGACGCAGAACATCCCTATATACCATAAGGTGCCCACTGATACTAACAGATCCTGACACCCACCCCCAAGCCAAAGCACCCAGCAGTGGGTACAATACTCACATTGTTGTATGTATCCAATTGACAGTGGGGAAACTTTCTTTTTTCTGTATCTGCTCCAAGGATTTGTTATCCCATCACGCACATTGTTGGGTCCTCTTTTTGTTTGGCATATGTGTACCATGAGGAGCCTGCAGATGTCCTTACTGAGAGTTGTCTGGTTTACTGGCTCTTAAAGCAGGTGTGATCTCCTGCCTCTGTGTTTGTGACTGAGCTTTTCTCCTTCAGCCATGTTTTACCTAGATACAGCACTAAGAATTTAGCCCTTCACTTTTAATAGCTATGGAAACATTGATGAGGGCAAGCAGGCCTCCACTTGTGACTCTGACAGCTCTGTTTCTTGAATGGTAGGAGAGCAGAGAATGTCTGAGGCCCTTACTACCAGAGGTTGTTGGTACAATCTTTAATGAGGGAAATAACCACCCAGTTCAGAGCATGCGGTAATAAAGAAATCATTGATGAGTGCTAGTGACCTCACAAATCACTTCGTCTCTTTTGTAAGCACACTAACCATGGAACCAGCAAAAAGCATCTTCTGACACCAATTGCTCATACCATCTGTCTGGCCATGGTTCAGAGACATTGGTTGCACTGGTTTATGATCTTTTCTTGTCTGTAGAAGAGGGTCGTTAGTCCACATATATTTGGCCGGAGCAGTCTGCAGCATTTAATATCATGATCTCCAAAAGCTTCTGCCCTGTCCCAAAAGAATGTAGGTGAAGCTGTAGGCCGATCAAAAACTCCCTGAAGTGAATCGTGTTGTTCTTCAGACAGCGAGCTGAGAGGGGAAAGCCCTCAACTATCAAGACTCACAGGGCTCTGGAAAGACAGGAGGAGCAGAAGTCTTAGCAGTATTTAGCACTTTGTCAAGTCTCTCCATGCCAAATGTGAACAACACAGACAACTTTCTTGATGTTTAGCTAAAATTTAAAGCGTGGATTAAAAGCATCTGGTTTAAAGCTGAACTCCTAGAGGTTATGATACTGCGAAGAAAGTCTTTCAAAAAGCGTAACATTGTAGTATCCCCTGCTGTGTAGGGCATTAGTCTTCCTTACTAAATCAATGGATAGATAACCTTGTGTCCCTTTGGACTTTTCAGTGCCATCGGATTCCCAtcttgtcatttaaaaaaacaaaaacaaaaaaaactcttaTATCAGCCCTGTCCATTTGTGACAACCATACTTCATTTTTGCAGTTAATTCTATCTAGGAATGAAACTACACATTGTCTGGCAGAACTCCAGCAGGGACAAGACATAGTTGTTCACCTGCTTAGCAAAGGTTTGCCATGAATACATTACCTCTGTGCTCTCCTTTCAGTGCTGGTTTATTGAGTACAGAGTCTAACTTAGTATCTCTGCAGTGCAGCAGATAATTGGCTTGTGGAACTCACTGATGATACTGAAGCAAAGAACTCAGTAGCATTCAGATAAGGATTAGACGTTAAAGTCAATACTCCAAATATGGCATGCTGGACACCAGCAGAGATAAAATTTTATTAGGGGTTGCAGTACGCTTCAGGGTAAATCAGCTACCTCCTTGAATTTAGGAAGCAGCTTTCCCATAGATACGTTATTGTCCATTGTCCATTATGGAGGTTTTACTCTTTCATTTGAAGCAGCTGGTACTGGCCATTGTTGTGACTTACGGAAATTCTTGTTTTCTAAGTTCCTTTTTGGTGCTGGTTAGAGGATGTATTTTATAACTTTCACCGAGTTTCATGATTTTCTTCAGTTTTCTGCCTTTGGAAGGAAATGGGTCTTAGTTAACCATTCTGGTGATGATGTAAAAAGCAAAATAGAATAACAACTCATGCTCCCATAGCTTTTTTGCTTCTACAAAGATGTCAGAAATAAGAATGAGTAGCTAAGGTTTTTTTGTCATTAGGATGAGCAGCAGACCTGCTAAGTAAGGATAGTTTGCTAGCACATTGAGTAAAATTCTCTGTCTTTCTCTAGGCAAAATGTGGTTACACTAATCTCACTGGAATTGATTATTCTCCTTCTGCAATCCAACTTTCTCAAAACGTAATAGAGAAAGAAGGTCTTTCTAATATTAAATTGCAGGTAAGTGCTCAGAGGGATTATGTTAAGGAAAATAGAAAGCAATTGAACCGCAGAGATTAATCAAGTCACTTGATTTCAGACACATTAATATACTGACTACATTTTTTGAAATCTAATTGTCGTTCTGATCACTTGAAGGGGACTCTAACAGCTCATTAATCCATCTGCATTTAGAAAAAGATTTCTTGATTAGTGAGGATTTTACCCCTCTTGACATCTGTGCATAACTCCTATTTAGGCTAACAAAAATGTAATTCCTGAGCAAGGAGAGAGACTAGATCATATTTTGAAAGATCAATTTGATTATATATTCTGACATTTAGGTAAGAAAGCATAAATctacaaaaaaatctgtcaaaccACAAAAAAATTCAACAGTGGTTAGGCAACTGGTTTGTGGAGATGAATGCTTTTCCTGCTGACCAGTTCTATCTCATCGTGACCTTGTGCTtcccctgtttgtttgtttttttttataaaagatcATAAGCTTCTTCGAGCATGTCACTTTTGTTCTATTTATATCTTGCCTAGCACTTTCAGACCCAGATCCATGACTGGGGCCTCTCGTGCTGCTGTACTGCACAAAGTAAATAATAATAACTTAAAGATTTAactacattaaagattgtgaggtgcttaAACACTACTCTAATGGAGGACACTACTGTAATGGAGACCAGAGAAGCACCTCTAATAGATAAGCACATAGCTGGGATCAACTAAAGATTTTTGCATAAggcaaagggagagagaaattgaCATGACATCAATATTATGCAAAGTAGTTGAATGGTAACTGCCTTTCAGGTAGACCTAGTGTAAAGAACACATGCAGCCCATGCAGAGATGGAATTCATCTTGTCTGCACCAGCCTACAGCACTTCCCAAATACAAATTTATTGTTTATATTGATGTACACTTTTGATTTAGGTAGAAGACTTCCTGAGTCCATCAGATGAGCTATCAGGGTTTCAGATTTGTATTGACAAGGGAACCTTTGATGCCATAAGCCTTAATCCTGACAATGCAGCTGAGAAGAGGAGGCAGTATGTGAGGTGTCTCTGCACAGTATTGAAAATGGAAGGCTATTTTCTCATAACTTCTTGTAACTGGACCAAAGAGGAGCTGCTAAATGAGTTCAGAGAAGGTATGTAGTTGGGCAGAGCTATCTGCTAACTTGTGATGGATTAAGGTTTTATACTGTCCAACCTCAGAGGAGAAGAATTGCAGGCAGGTTTTTCTAGAGGAGAATTATttgccaatattctttttttttccccgtgTTGTCTTTCAGATAGATCCCCAGTTTACCAACGCACATCACTTTAAAATTGGGAATATTTGTATCTTTTTCTCCTAGTTAAAAAGGAGCTGGCACTTGTAGGCCATGACATTCCATATGCATTCACACGTCTCTTGCTCAGTGAAGCTCCCGATGGGTATGAATTCTTACACTTGCTAGTCAGCTTCTGAATCTCAGGCCTGAAGCTTGAAACACAAGTGTACTGAGGACTAGAATTGCTGGCAAATTCTTATCTTTTCTGTCATTAGTTTGCATAATACAGCTAGCTAAGCTTTTATTATCTATGGAGGCATTTCAGCTATATAAAGGAGCAATATGGTATAAAACACAGTGCTATAAACTTGCAAAGTTTGCTGATTTTCCATACAAATCAAAGAGTGGTTTGCAAAAGGTTATCCAAGAGAAGAGTAACATTACTTCTTTTTATTAAAAGCATTATAATTTCTATCTGGCAGGATTTGAAATTCTGGAGGAGCTGCCAACACCCAAACTCTGCTTTGGAGGGAGAATTGGAAGCAGTGTAACAGCTTTggttttccaaaggaaaaaataagGCCATCCATCTTGGACAAATTAGATTAGTTGAGAAGAGAAACGtctgtacttcaaagtaaaccTGACGCAAAGTGTGGGGGGTTGTCGGGAGGGAACCAGCATCTGTGTAAATAACTTCTCACTGACTACACAATAAAACACAGTGCATGTGCTGAACTGCAGTGGGCCTCCATAAAGTTCAGGGCAAGTTATATAAAACTGAAATATATCTAGGGTAAAATCCACCCTTGTGCTGTTTCTCTTTGTTACAGcttcatttatttcaaagaaattgTGTGGGTGTTAAGTGAGGAAAAATGTAGTACTCTAATTTTTCAGAgaccaacaaaaactatttaaatttttttccatttgaagtgtaatttttttcctgtttaatttttattatggTTTCTAGTGAACAGTTCAAAATAAATTTAAGCAGTAATTGAATTATACAAAGTGAAAGGTCTTATTTCTCTGTTGTTTTGTGTAATAGTGAACATGCTATTGAGATCTAAACACTGGgcagtttattttgtttttgtaaggGAGACGTGTTGCAATGTAATCCAAAATCAACCTTTAGATAAATAAGGAAGAAAATGAATGTAAAAATTGTAGTACTCACAGGCaatgtttcttctaatttttttcatctatgtgcagaataaatttatatGGCACCAAAAtctgtatggatgtgcaccaccagtagaaacatatccTGCTGTTCGTGGGCACTTtaatgctctgctaatcacctgagcAACATTTTAATCTAGCCTGGGTGGCAGACCAAGCGCTCAGTTTATAGGAAACACTGCTCACCACTCACTATTATAGTATAGTGCTCGAGTGTGGGATTTTCGTAAGTGCCCAGAATTGACCTGTTTCTGCTTCCACCAAAGTCCATTGACTTTAGAGAGAGCAGAGTTAGGCTCACAtttagtgcttttgaaaatccctcccTGAAGGTCTCGTACATGGTCACTAATGCTGATTAGTACCATCAATGTAATTAAATCCTTAAGTATGCTGTTCGGTGTTATTAAGAATATCTGCTATTGAGAGACTTTACCTATTTTAGTACTGTACTAATTTCTTTGTATGCTAATGCTAATGTGTAAGTGCCAGTGACGAACATCTCCTTCTCCAGTGAATTTTGTATGACATTCATAATAACCCAAAAGAGACCACAGAAGTGCACACCCTCAGCCTAATAGCCCATGACtaattatatttattattattttagctCACATTCATTTCTTTGTTGATTATTTTATATTTGTGGAATAATGATATAGCTGCCTGGAGAGggagaaaagaaatatttctccTCTTTTTATGAGTTTccccacacacattttcaaatggTAGTAAACATGACATTTCAGGCATCCAACAACTCCTATTAGGCAATCTGTTCTCATAAAAGAAGAATGTCATGTTTGCTCATCAGGGAAATGCTTTCCCTAGTTCTCAGGCTGAGCAGTTAGTTGGGTACAGGGAACTATAGAGGAAGGGGAAACCTCAATTCCCCTCTACAAGAAATCAGGACGAGAAGGGCTGTATAGTAGCAGCTCGTCCACCCTTTACCTACTCCCAGTGTGGCCTTTCCAATTTCTGCACCTCATTGCACAGAGAAATTGTGCTTGGCCCTCTGAAAAATTACACAAACAGAAGCAGAGAGTTGGCTTTGACCCCAAACAATTTCTTAGTATGCTTAAACAGCTCAATATCCTTACCTAtgttcaaagtttaaaaaaaaaaaagtggagctaTTGCCATTTGGACAGCCAGTAGAATGTTTTTCGTACATCCCACCTAAACGTTTCCAGCAGCAGACAGGACTACTAGTGCATGGAAAAGTTTCCCATCAGTTCATAGTTTGTATAACAACAAATCTTTGGAGAGATGGTCCCAAGCCTTAAATTGTGATTCTGGATTTTTGTAATAAATCTGGGAGCAGGTGGATCCAATAAAGGCAGATTTTAACTGACACATACACCACTAGGGGGTGTTTGGATATGAGGCTTCCCTTTTATTCCCATCTGTAATCTTTGGTAATCTAGGAGTGAAACAGGGTTTAATGCAAATATCTAAATAAATCAACTGtgttttcaaactaaacaaaattCCTTTAATCAGATAACAGGAATTTAACCATAATTTCTCGGTCTGTAAGACTGCTGTAGTTTAGGCCTGTTAGTGatctaatttattttttatgagtatttctattttttaatatttgtgtTATCAACATTATTTTTATCTACGCAGAGTATATAAAAATATGAAGTCTCTCCATTTATTTATTCAAATCTTAACTTGAAGAATTCTTACAAAATTGTGCACTAGGCAAAATTGGTGATAGAATTGAAATGGGATCAATCCATTGAAATTTTATTTCTCCAGCAAAGTTTTTAATAGTAAAAGTTGTAACTTCTCACGTTATTGGTTTGAAGGTTATCTGTGGGCCTTGCTGTACACTGTGAGAAAGTTTCTTCTACATCATGGCAGGCAGTTtgtgggctggctgtggcccaccaagTCTCATAATCCAGCCACCGGGCCCCCCTTGCGGGACCCTGGGACAGGGAGCATCTCTGAGCCACTCAGtgtggctggctgctccatgtggctctctgaaccacatgctgccactgccccagcACAATCTTTCTGCTGCTATTTGCTGGAAACTGGCCTATGGGAGCAGAGGTaatttgctgggggcaggggcagtgtatGAAGCTTCCACTACACCTCGTTAGAAGGCATCTTGGTATCAACATATTCTTCTTAGATAACAGGGACATACTGACCCAGATTCAGGATAACAGCCTGTTTTGATTGATCACCATAGGCAAGATAACGGGTGGTATATCAGTATCCCAGAGAGTGGCAACCTAATATGTGAGGAATgatatgtaacttgtttgtacctgtataaaAGAATATCTCCAAAGGGGGTTGTCCTTGTCTACCTTAGGGAGCAATGGAAAATGTTGCCACAGACTGAGCTGATTGAGCTCATTGTGAGTGGGCACATATGCATAGTGTTTTAGTAAAGTTTGCTGACAACTATTACTGGGCTCCATTTGACAATCAAATTGGCCTGATGTCTTCATCCCTTTTCTGATGTTGGGGTCTGCTGTGTTGGCTATCTGCACAAGGACAAGACAGTATACAGAGGAAACACACAGCCAAATGTTTATCATCATTTGACAGAGCCAGATACCTGTCAGTAACTTGTGACcacattttcttttgtgtgggAAAGAGGTGGATGAGCTCCCCATGCCAACGGATCTTTGTAGGAAAAGTTAAGGCCCCGTGATTCACTCAgtagccctcccagctccctttAGGAGCATAGCTCAATAGGCAACAAGGCCTACATAAGTGCTACACGGCCTTCAAATGTCTCCCAGCACCTGCTGTCCTTGAaagggaagagggtgggggaagggtgcaccATCAACTTGGAAATAATCTTTCAATTTGCAAATATTCTACCTGGTGTTGTTACAATTAACTCGCCCTTCACCCCCAAAAGAATACCCTAACTGGAAGAGTGTAGAGAGAGGaattccctcccagcccccaattTGCTTATCTTGTCAATGTCAGCACTGTGTATAGTAAGTTTCAGTGTTTGATTGATTGATGGTCATTTGTCTCATGCCTTACTATGGGATGGACCacacttttctgatgtttttcaGGCGCTGCGAGAAGTTGATTATTTTAACAAGAGCATTAAAAGAGAAATGGTGAAAGAAATGGGATGGCTCAAACAGGTTTTTGGGGGAAGTTTattatttgattttaattttaGAAAGGGCCTTTATGATCACAACACTGGCCGTAAATCTAGCAGAATGGTTCCTCCATCTCATCTCAAGTTCTCCTGTTCTGGGACATGCCCAAAAGATTCTGCTAATCATAAACAGGGTTGgggaaggacagagaaactttCTTAAACTGTGCTTAAAGAGGATCTTTttctaaaaaagaaaagagacCTGTCTGAACAATGCTTTGTCAGAAACCTGATTTGTCAGACTTACCTGACTTATCAGAGACAGCTCTGGGTTTGGGTCATATGCTGTGTTTTACATTGCCTTGCCAAGTTAGAGCCTACAAACATTTATAAGCATCAGTGGAAAACCAACTTTTAAAAAGGAAGGTTAAATACTTTGGAGCAGTGGTTGTCAAGAAATGCAGTTACTATTTTATAGGGACTTGGCTGGTCACATGATGCTGGATCTTTCTTGTTTCCAGCTGCTGAACCATATTAAGAGAAGCTAAAAATGCATCAAATACTTTCCTCCTGTTAGTTGGCTAGATAAACAGCTGCTGTAGTTGCTGAGGTAAGTTATGTGATCACTTTTGAATATAAGTTTTGTGCTTAATCAGATGAACACCACCTATGAACTGATAAAGGATTAGACCTCAGACTTTGCCTGTGAACCAAGAGCTAGTTGGAAGTCTTGACAGGACtgctgttgggggggggtgtctttcGCTGGGTGTGTGCTTCAGCAGCAGatgaaggagagaaaagaaagggCCCTGAtaaaaagcccattgaagtcaatggagtttctCCTATTGGCTACAAAAGGCTTTGCATCAGACCCAAAGGGCCTGATCTAAAGTTGACTGAAGCCAATGTaaagacttccattgatttcagtgaacattcaaagcctcttctggaagtacGATTGTGCActcatatgcaaatgaggcatgcaatatataaatatatgcttcatttgcatttttgatctcacttatttgcattcccttttcaaaagggaaatgtagtgtaggcatagccattgAGAAAACCAGGCCACTGTGTTTTGAATTATGCTGTCAGTGTGTCAGAATGTGAATGGAGCCAAGTTCTCCACTGAGCCTTAGTCTCCTCTGTGAGGAGTGAGCAACTGGAGTTCTTTTCCACTGCAATCTGTTGAAGCAATTCTTAGGAAACTCCTTAGCTTATCAGATTCTTTTGTATGACATCCATCTAGTTTTGAGCTCTTCCAACCCTTCATTTAATTTCTTCTTCTACGTTTAACACTATCGTACATTCTCCTGACCTTCTTTTCACATGCCTAAACTATCTGAGCCTGGATTCTTTCAGCTTTGTAATAATTGCAGTCcggggggaattctgcaattttagtAGGGCTCCAACAGTTCAACAGTTGTAGAATTCCCCCAAGACTAGAATTGGTAACATTTTCACACTTCCCCTAATTTGTTTATTATGAACATGGTCCACTCCTGCAACTCCAAACATTCATCTTAACACATTAATTTCTACTGTGTTTAAGATCTGTTAAGCATAGCTCAATAGGCAACAAGGCCTACATACGTGCTACACAGCCTTCAAATGCTACACAGCCTTCCTCAGTGCCCAGCATTAAGCAACACGCAAATGTTCTGGCCTAATCACTGTCTTGCAGATCTGACTTTTCTCCTGTCACAGATCAGTCTGGTCACTTCTCTCCGTTTAGTTCATGCCTTTCCTTCTCTGCTTACTAAAAttgggaggatttttttttaataaatgaatgAAATAAGCATAAGTTTAAGAGGACAACTCTAGTGACATTTCTACACATGGGACTTTTGTAGAGCCACTAGGTAAGTGTGTTCCAAAAATATCTCATTATAAAAAAACACTTAGTTGAAATAAGTATTTCCTTCTCTTCAATATTACAcaggttttttaaaataaggaaatATAATACAAGAAAGGTCATGAGATAAGCTAACAaaagtcaggaaacaaaatgaaaactatGCTCCTCCTTAGTTTCTGACTTCCACCTGTTTGAAACCATACTATTTTTTATACATAAGGGTATATGTTACATGATCGTAATTGCCACTTAGTGAGCAGGAACTATCACTTTCAAAGGCTATTAAATGCTGCTGTTTTTTGGTGTAATGTTTGTGGAGAGGCTTAGAGGTTaagaaattaatattttgtttttggaTTTCAATATCTGGCCAGCCTAGAGTGAAATCATTTTGGAGGGTCTGAGTTTTAGAAGATATTGGGTTACACCATAAAACTAATAGAATTATAGCACattggctgctgcttctccatagAGGGCCAGAAATGAGTAAGCATGTAATTACATCCTTTCTGGTCCTTTAGGAGAATGTTCTTAAGGTTATTACTGCAGGCCTCAGATTAAAAGTGCAACTGCTTGCATTGTATTTAATTTATATCTGAACATGGGTATTAAGGACTCACTGGATTGATTCCAAAATTAAGATTATGAGAATTGCTGTCCAGAGTTGCCAGCTCTTATGGTTTTACCACAGGTCACATGATATTTATTTAGTCACTTTAAAGGGTGCTTTCTTCCAAACTTTTCTCATGCACAGTATCTgccaagaggtcaatattgtttagaaGTTTGACAGTGagatttttttactttttattttttagttaAAGAGAAAGTGTCCAATCAAAGCACTTTGATGTAAACCTGTCAAATTTGTTGTAAGTGGATCCTAACAAGCACACAGGATTACTTTTTTCCAAGATCTAGGGATGACCTGTCCTCCATGTGCATCTATAACTTATTGGAGAAGTTGGGATAATTTTGTTTCTTTCCACTGATGTTAAGTCACTTTGATTTTTAAGGAGTCCTGTGTCCTTTTAGCATGCCCAGTGTTTTTGGTAATGTGAGCTGATATACAATTTGTGAATATTGTATTGGTGGTGCCTAAAGATTGCATGTTGTTTACAACTTTTAGAAAAAAAgttattcccatgagcttcgaagtaggcggggtcctttcgaaaaggagccccgtctggacgagacgcgcggcggcaagccgcgtcaatttcgaagcgccgctgccgcccgcatgctaatgaagcgctgaatatgcatttcagcgcttcattagtaaacttcgaaatggccatttgtgtggccatttcgaagtttggggcacgtgtagatgtagcctttgtgtgtgaatgtgatcttttcagaagatctcttccagaagaacttctttggaaggactgctgtactgtagacacagccgtagtgaTCATGCTAGTTCCAACAAGGGCTCTGATAGGAGTCAGTCCTTCAAACCCCATTCTGGAGCTTTTCTGTGGTTGCGAGTTCATAAATACCTTAGTTCAGAACAAGCACACTCATGAATCTGAGTCCTTCCTTTATACAGTTTGGGTCTCTGATCTTGTCCTGATGTAAGAGGTGACCAGCGGACAAAGGTTCCCTCCTCAGGGCAAAGCTTCAAAAGGCTGAGTTCTTGCATACCAAGAGGGGTACATCTGTACATATGTCATCCTAGGGATTTTCTAGGAAACCTACTTGAAAAGTCCATTCTTGTCTGGTACATTGTTTCAAATAGCCCTGTGATGTTCACAACAATTCCCAGGTTTACACATTTTTCCCTAGAAACTTTTCCTACAACTCCACAATAATACATAAGCATTTTCAGTACATTGCACTCCTAAAATAGCTGAATTCAGTACAGTTTACCTTAAGTCCATAAGATATGTCCAGGATACTTCAAGAAACTGCTATTTACATGGTGGCAACAGATTTTAGGTATATCCGTTTGTCTTCCCTGACAGATGGCAAAATATGTGATGTGAGCATCTCTGGCCTGCATATAGTGAGGGAATGTTTAATCCTCATGGGATGTGGGTTTTGTGGGTTCAGGGTGGGTATGTGGCCCATAGTAGAAGTATGTAATTCAGTGGGGCAGGATAAAAGGATCTGTAGCTTATGAGTGGAGCAAAGGTGGAAAAACATAGACAGCGTAAAGTTTGGTACTAGAACCTCACTTGTACATTGCTGGGGATTTAGAAACTGAGTAGCAAAAGGTCCATTATTAAAAACAGCCACAGAAAGCCATTCTACAGCTTTGGAGTTTTTTCAGAGAACAAAGAAGTTgcactgaatatttttaaaagctacaGCTTTGAGGTAGTTTATCAGAATTCCAGCTCCAAACAGACACAAACTTCTGTGAAGTCAAAGAAGTCACCTTATAATCATCAAAGATACAAATGTATTGTCATTCATTAGAAAGTGAGAAACACTATTGCCCAGTGGGTAGAACACTGAATTGGAACTCAAGAGACCAGGGTTCTGTTTACAACT
This window harbors:
- the EEF1AKMT2 gene encoding EEF1A lysine methyltransferase 2; protein product: MSVAGERPCDSPGLEPEFGPSALGTKKHWDAVYERELQIFQENGDAGEVWFGEESMIRLIRWMERQKIPLDSSVVDVGTGNGVLLVELAKCGYTNLTGIDYSPSAIQLSQNVIEKEGLSNIKLQVEDFLSPSDELSGFQICIDKGTFDAISLNPDNAAEKRRQYVRCLCTVLKMEGYFLITSCNWTKEELLNEFREGFEILEELPTPKLCFGGRIGSSVTALVFQRKK